The DNA sequence CTGCCGGGCCAGCTCGATTTCCTGGGGCGTAAAGTCGCCTTCGGGGCCGATAAGCACGCAGCAGCCGGCGCCTTGGGCCGCTACGTGGGATAAAGCTGTCCGCTCACCTTCTTCCAGGTGGGCAATAAACGTGGTGGTGGGCTCAACAGTAGGCACAAAGCTGGCGAAGTCGGTCAGCTCATCCAGCTGGGGCAGCCAGGCCTGGCCCGACTGCTTCAGGGCGCTGACGGCAATTTTTTCCAGGCGCTCCAGCTTCAGCTCCCGCCGCTCCGAGCGGCTGCCGCGCAGGAACGTAATCCGGTCAACCCCGATTTCCACGGCCTTTTCGACCAGCCACTCCATCCGGTCCAGGTTTTTGGTGGGCGCCACGGCTACGTGCACAAAATACGCGCGGCGCTTAACCTCCTCCTGACTAATTACGCGCAGCTGGCAGCGTTTGGGGTTGGCGTCGGCTACTTCGGCCTGAAAGATGCCACCCCGCCCGTTTACCAGCACGACAGCGTCGCCGACCCCCAGGCGCAGCACCCGCACGGCGTGCTTGCTTTCGTCTTCGGGCAGGGTATAGGTCGGGCCGTTGAGGTCGGGGGCGTAGAAGGTGTGGGGCATGGCGCAAAAGTAGGGCTTCCGGGGTTGGGAAGCGCGTAAAACGGGTGTGCCGTGGCCGACGAAGCTCAGCAGCAGAATTTTTTCTGCATCCAAGCCCGGTCCGGGTCGTAGAAGTAAGCTCCCCAACCACAACTTCTACTTTCTCCGATTATGGCCACCAAACTCAAAAAACTATCCAAGCAGGTACTTGTCATCACCGGCGCGTCCTCGGGCATCGGGCTCGTCACGGCCCGCATGGCGGCCGAAAAAGGCGCGAAGCTCGTGCTGGCCGCCCGCAGTGAAAACGCCCTGCGCCAGCTCTGCGACGAAATCAACGACGCCGGCGGCCACGCCACCTACGTGGTAGCCGACGTGAGCAACCAGGACGACGTGCGCCGCGTGGCCCAGGCCGCCCAGGCCGAGTTCGGCGGCTTCGACACCTGGATTAACGACGCGGGTGTGTCGATCTACGGCAAGCTGGAGGATATTCCGGTGGAAGACATGCGCAAATTGTTCGATACCAACGTCTGGGGCCTGATTTACGGCTCAATGGAAGCCGTGAAGCACCTCAAGCAGCGCGGCGGGGCCATCATCAACGTCGGCAGCATCCTGTCGGAAAGCACGGCCATTCTGCAAACCATTTACTCGGCCAGCAAGCACGCCGTGAAAGGCTTCACCGACGGCCTGCGCATGGAGCTGGAAATGGACGAGGCCCCGGTAGTCGTCACCCTGATCAAGCCCGCCGCCATCGACACACCCTATCCGCTGCACGCCAAAAACTACATGGAGCGCGAGGCCCAGCACGCCCCGCCCGCCTACGCCCCCGAAACCGTGGCCCGCGCTATTCTGCACTGCTGCGAGGTGCCCGAGCGCGAAATCACCGTGGGCGGCGGCGGCCGGGCCATGGTGGGTATGGCGCACCTGGCTCCGCGTCTGCTCGATAAGTTTATGGAAAACGTGTTTGCCAAGCAGGAAAAAGCCGACTACGCCCCGCGCCCCCTCCACCAGAACGGCCTCGACCACGCCGCTGGCCGCCTCGAGGAGCGCGGCAACTACCCCGGCCACACCCGGGAAACCAGCCTCTACACTACCGCCACCATTCACCCGCTGGTAACGGCCGCCGTGGCCGGGGCCGTAGGGCTAGGAGTAGCGGCTCTGGTGCGCAAATCCAAAAACGGCACCACTACCACCGCCGCCGCCGATTCTGCCGTGACGGAGGCCAACAGCGCCCAGTGGGTGGAGTAGCCCAGCTGGTCGAATAAACAGAAAGCCCCGCTGGCAGCTGCCAGCGGGGCTTTCTGTTTGGGGTAGGACCAAAGCTTAAGCCGTTACCTCGGCTACTTTGGGTGCGCCGGCCAGGATTTCCTCGTTGGCGAAGTCGGCGTATTTCTGGAAGTTGTTGACAAACTTATCGGCCAGGGCGGCGGCGGTTTTGTCGTAGGCTTCCTTGTCCGACCAGGTGTTGCGCGGGTCCAGAATGTCGGTGGGCACGCCGGGCACGGCGGCGGGCACTTCCACCCCAAAGATGGGGTGCTTGGTGAAGGTCACGTCGTGCAGCTCGCCGTTCAGGGCGGCCGTAATCATGGCCCGGGTGTAGCCCAGCTTCATGCGCGAGCCCACGCCGTAGGAGCCGCCCGTCCAGCCCGTGTTGATCAGCCACACGTTCACGTCGGGGTTCTCGTCCATTTTCTGGCCCAGCATCTCGGCGTACTTGGTCGGGTGCAGGGGCAGGAACACGGCGCCGAAGCAGGCCGAGAAAGTGGTCTGGGGCTCAGTAACACCCATTTCGGTGCCCGCTACCTTGGCCGTGTAGCCACTCATGAAGTGGTACATGGCGTGGCTCTTGTCGAGCTTGCTGATGGGAGGCAGCACGCCAAACGCATCGGCCGTCAGGAAGAAGATGTTCTTGGGAGCATCGGCTACCGAGGGCTCAATGGCGTTGTCGATGTAGCTGATAGGGTAGGCCGTGCGCGTGTTTTCCGTTACGCTCTTGTTGGCGTAGTCTACCGTGTGGGTGCCGGGTATAAAGCGGGTATTCTCCACGATGGAGCCGAACTTAATGGCGTCCCAGATCTGGGGCTCCTTCTCGCGGCTCAGGTCGATAACCTTGGCGTAGCAGCCGCCCTCGAAGTTGAAGATGCCCGCGTCGGGCGTCCAGCCGTGCTCGTCGTCGCCGATCAGGCCGCGGTTCGGGTCGGCCGACAGCGTCGTTTTGCCCGTGCCCGAGAGGCCGAAGAAGACGGCCGTGTCGCCGTCCTTGCCCACGTTGGCCGAGCAGTGCATGCTCAGGGTGTTGTGCTCGTAGGGCAGCAGGTAGTTGAGCACCCCAAAAATGCCTTTCTTCATCTCGCCGGCGTAGCCCGTGCCGCCAATCAGAATCATCTTCTTGGTGAAGTTCAGAATGGCGAAGTTGGCTTGCCGGGTGCCATCCACGGCGGGGTCGGCCTCGAAGCCGGGGGCGCAGATGATGGTAAAGTCGGGCAGCCATGACGTGTCAGCGCCTTCCGCGGGGCGCAGGAACATGTTGTAGCAGAACAGGTTGTGCCAGGCCAGCTCGTTCACCACGCGCAGCTTCAGCTGGTAGTCGGGGTTGGCGCCGGCGTAGGCTTCGCGCACGTACAGCTCCTTATCGGCCAGGTACTGCACCATTTTGGTGTGCAGCTGGTCAAACTTGTCGGCGTCGAAGGGGATGTTGATGTCGCCCCACCATACGGAGTCGGCCGTGTTGGCGTCCTTCACCACGAAACGGTCTTTGGGCGAGCGGCCGGTGAACTTGCCGGTGTCGGCCATCAGGGCACCGGTGTCGGTGAGCGTGCCTTCACCCCGGCGCAGGGCGTGCTCAACAAGCTCGGCCGGCGTCAGATTGAGGTGTACTTCGCCGGTTTGGGAGAAACCGAGTGGCTGCAAACGATTGCGGAGAGAAGTGGTAGCGGCAGTGTCCATCATGGGGCCGAAAACGGGGTGAAAATGGGTGGGAGATGGGGGAATCGCAGGACAAAAATAGACAAAAAACTGATGCTGACGCTTACAGTTGTTAGTTAAACAGAAAATTTAGCGAATATTCGCTATGCCAACAAGTCTATAGGCCCTGAAAAGCCCCCTACGGTTCGCAATTGCGAAAGTTTTGTAGCTTTACCAACGCCCGTCCGGCAGTTGCCGGCGGGTCTTTCTTTCTCCCCTCACCTTTATTTCCCTTTCATGCAAACAGCCTCCGCCGTACGCGAGCAACCTACTATGCCCGCGTCGACTGGTCATCCCAAGGGCCTGTATGTGCTCTTCGCTACCGAAATGTGGGAGCGTTTCAGCTATTACGGCATGCGCGCCCTGTTGTCGCTCTACATGATCAAGGCCCTCCTGATGAACAAGGAGATGTCCTCGCTCATCTACGGCAACTATACCAGCCTTGTGTACCTCACGCCGCTGCTGGGTGGCTACGTCGCCGACCGTTACTGGGGCAAC is a window from the Hymenobacter aquaticus genome containing:
- a CDS encoding SDR family oxidoreductase translates to MATKLKKLSKQVLVITGASSGIGLVTARMAAEKGAKLVLAARSENALRQLCDEINDAGGHATYVVADVSNQDDVRRVAQAAQAEFGGFDTWINDAGVSIYGKLEDIPVEDMRKLFDTNVWGLIYGSMEAVKHLKQRGGAIINVGSILSESTAILQTIYSASKHAVKGFTDGLRMELEMDEAPVVVTLIKPAAIDTPYPLHAKNYMEREAQHAPPAYAPETVARAILHCCEVPEREITVGGGGRAMVGMAHLAPRLLDKFMENVFAKQEKADYAPRPLHQNGLDHAAGRLEERGNYPGHTRETSLYTTATIHPLVTAAVAGAVGLGVAALVRKSKNGTTTTAAADSAVTEANSAQWVE
- a CDS encoding 16S rRNA (uracil(1498)-N(3))-methyltransferase, which gives rise to MPHTFYAPDLNGPTYTLPEDESKHAVRVLRLGVGDAVVLVNGRGGIFQAEVADANPKRCQLRVISQEEVKRRAYFVHVAVAPTKNLDRMEWLVEKAVEIGVDRITFLRGSRSERRELKLERLEKIAVSALKQSGQAWLPQLDELTDFASFVPTVEPTTTFIAHLEEGERTALSHVAAQGAGCCVLIGPEGDFTPQEIELARQRGIRPVTLGASRLRTETAALAAVHTVHVVREL
- the pckA gene encoding phosphoenolpyruvate carboxykinase (ATP) encodes the protein MDTAATTSLRNRLQPLGFSQTGEVHLNLTPAELVEHALRRGEGTLTDTGALMADTGKFTGRSPKDRFVVKDANTADSVWWGDINIPFDADKFDQLHTKMVQYLADKELYVREAYAGANPDYQLKLRVVNELAWHNLFCYNMFLRPAEGADTSWLPDFTIICAPGFEADPAVDGTRQANFAILNFTKKMILIGGTGYAGEMKKGIFGVLNYLLPYEHNTLSMHCSANVGKDGDTAVFFGLSGTGKTTLSADPNRGLIGDDEHGWTPDAGIFNFEGGCYAKVIDLSREKEPQIWDAIKFGSIVENTRFIPGTHTVDYANKSVTENTRTAYPISYIDNAIEPSVADAPKNIFFLTADAFGVLPPISKLDKSHAMYHFMSGYTAKVAGTEMGVTEPQTTFSACFGAVFLPLHPTKYAEMLGQKMDENPDVNVWLINTGWTGGSYGVGSRMKLGYTRAMITAALNGELHDVTFTKHPIFGVEVPAAVPGVPTDILDPRNTWSDKEAYDKTAAALADKFVNNFQKYADFANEEILAGAPKVAEVTA